A single window of Qipengyuania sediminis DNA harbors:
- a CDS encoding elongation factor P, whose product MIRSAFAIALAASPAVAVAATDLGVLPQGRYDCWTAGSAAGPAVNGDPRHRFTVLRGSSYASASGGGTYLLAGDLVTFTRGPFKDLRLRRNRDGLWQEIARDGEPGRMKCSRMGGAA is encoded by the coding sequence ATGATCCGATCCGCTTTCGCCATCGCGCTGGCTGCTTCGCCCGCCGTTGCTGTCGCCGCCACCGATCTCGGCGTGCTGCCGCAGGGCCGCTACGATTGCTGGACCGCGGGCAGCGCGGCGGGGCCGGCGGTGAACGGCGATCCGCGCCATCGTTTCACGGTCCTGCGCGGATCGAGCTATGCGAGCGCAAGCGGGGGCGGAACCTATCTCCTCGCCGGCGACCTCGTGACCTTCACCCGCGGACCGTTCAAGGACCTGCGCCTGCGCCGGAATCGCGACGGATTGTGGCAAGAGATCGCCCGCGACGGGGAGCCTGGGCGGATGAAGTGCAGCCGGATGGGTGGGGCCGCCTGA
- a CDS encoding inositol monophosphatase family protein, with translation MAAVSGLIRVMEKAARKAGGKLRRDFGEVAHLQVSQKGPADFVSKADLRSERTLYDELRTARPGWGFVMEEAGVIEGDPDAPRWIIDPLDGTSNFLHGIPHFAISIAAQERTLDGKGWGDVVAGVIYNPITDETFWAEKSRGAWLHDGRLRVSGRRNLGEALIATGIPYGGHGDFGEWARIFGAIGPQVAGIRRFGAASLDLAWVAAGRFDGFWESDLADWDTAAGVLIVREAGGFVSDFRGRSSALHSKQVLAANDALHSRLHKLLAGSLK, from the coding sequence ATGGCCGCCGTATCGGGACTGATCCGGGTGATGGAAAAGGCCGCGCGCAAGGCGGGGGGCAAATTGCGGCGCGATTTCGGCGAGGTCGCGCATCTGCAGGTCAGCCAGAAGGGGCCGGCCGATTTCGTCAGCAAGGCGGACCTGCGCTCCGAACGCACGCTCTACGACGAGCTCAGGACTGCGCGCCCGGGCTGGGGTTTCGTGATGGAGGAAGCGGGAGTCATCGAAGGCGATCCCGATGCTCCGCGCTGGATAATCGATCCACTCGACGGCACCAGCAATTTCCTTCACGGCATCCCCCATTTCGCAATCAGCATTGCCGCGCAGGAACGCACCCTTGATGGTAAGGGGTGGGGCGACGTGGTGGCGGGGGTGATCTACAACCCGATCACCGACGAAACCTTCTGGGCGGAGAAGAGCCGCGGCGCCTGGCTGCACGATGGCCGCTTGCGCGTTTCGGGCCGGCGCAATCTGGGCGAGGCGCTCATCGCCACCGGCATCCCCTATGGCGGGCACGGCGATTTTGGCGAATGGGCGCGCATCTTCGGCGCGATCGGACCGCAAGTGGCCGGTATCCGCCGTTTCGGCGCCGCCTCGCTCGATCTCGCCTGGGTGGCGGCGGGTCGTTTCGACGGCTTCTGGGAAAGCGACCTTGCCGATTGGGATACCGCCGCGGGCGTGCTGATCGTGCGCGAAGCGGGCGGCTTCGTTTCCGACTTCCGCGGCCGCTCCTCCGCGCTGCATTCGAAGCAAGTCCTCGCTGCGAACGATGCCCTGCACTCGCGATTGCACAAGCTGCTGGCGGGCTCGCTCAAGTAG
- a CDS encoding M23 family metallopeptidase, with amino-acid sequence MIWRAGRAPGRMAIGDRLRTIAATALVTSIGWIVFGGFLSDTTRSFAAPGGATGRTLAAPAQPKLIAQGSPAPASAKAAPPAPAAGAAMLIPVAGVRPGDLSDTFTAARGGGSRVHDAIDIMAPRGAPVIAAAEGSVEKLFTSRQGGLTIYIRSPDRRTITYYAHLDAYAPGLAEGQPIARGARLGTVGYTGNADPAAPHLHFAVFETTPQAKWWEPAKAINPYPLLVGRGQ; translated from the coding sequence ATGATCTGGCGCGCCGGTCGCGCCCCCGGCCGCATGGCGATCGGCGACCGGCTCCGCACCATCGCGGCCACCGCGCTGGTGACGAGCATAGGCTGGATCGTTTTCGGCGGCTTCTTGTCCGATACGACACGCAGTTTCGCTGCGCCCGGCGGAGCAACGGGAAGGACGCTGGCGGCGCCGGCCCAGCCCAAGCTGATCGCTCAGGGGTCGCCCGCTCCCGCCTCCGCAAAGGCAGCGCCGCCCGCCCCGGCAGCCGGGGCCGCGATGCTCATTCCCGTTGCGGGAGTGCGGCCCGGCGATCTCAGCGACACTTTCACCGCGGCCCGCGGCGGGGGCTCCCGCGTCCACGATGCAATCGACATCATGGCGCCGCGCGGTGCGCCGGTGATCGCGGCGGCGGAGGGAAGCGTGGAAAAGCTCTTCACCTCGCGCCAGGGCGGGCTGACGATCTACATTCGCAGTCCCGATCGGCGCACGATCACCTATTACGCGCATCTCGATGCCTATGCCCCCGGTCTTGCCGAAGGGCAGCCAATCGCGCGCGGGGCCCGGCTCGGAACGGTGGGTTATACGGGCAACGCCGACCCCGCTGCGCCGCACCTGCATTTCGCCGTTTTTGAGACCACACCGCAAGCGAAATGGTGGGAACCGGCAAAGGCGATCAACCCCTATCCCCTACTGGTGGGGCGGGGGCAGTAA
- the efp gene encoding elongation factor P, with product MKISGVDIRPGNILEYEGGIWKVAKIQHTQPGKGGAYMQVEMKNLQDGRKTNVRFRSADTVERVRLDTKDYQFLYEDGDSLVFMDQDTYEQITLPSDLLGEAKAFLQDGMQVMLELWDEKPISVELPGQVEATIVEADAVVKGQTASSSFKPAILDNGVRIMVPPHIESGTRIVVDVYEQAYVGKAG from the coding sequence ATGAAGATTTCCGGCGTGGACATCCGTCCCGGCAATATCCTCGAATACGAAGGCGGCATCTGGAAGGTCGCCAAGATCCAGCACACCCAGCCGGGCAAGGGCGGCGCCTACATGCAGGTCGAGATGAAGAACTTGCAAGACGGGCGCAAGACCAACGTCCGCTTCCGCAGCGCCGATACGGTGGAGCGGGTGCGGCTCGATACCAAGGACTATCAGTTCCTTTACGAGGACGGCGACAGCCTCGTCTTCATGGACCAGGACACCTACGAGCAGATCACGCTTCCTTCGGACCTCCTGGGAGAGGCCAAGGCGTTCCTTCAGGACGGGATGCAGGTCATGCTCGAACTGTGGGACGAGAAGCCGATCTCGGTCGAATTGCCCGGGCAGGTCGAGGCGACCATCGTGGAGGCAGATGCGGTGGTGAAGGGGCAGACCGCGTCCTCCAGCTTCAAGCCCGCGATCCTCGACAACGGCGTGCGCATCATGGTCCCGCCACATATCGAGAGCGGCACGCGCATCGTGGTCGATGTCTACGAGCAGGCCTATGTCGGGAAGGCGGGCTGA